In uncultured Methanobacterium sp., a genomic segment contains:
- a CDS encoding carbonic anhydrase, which produces MLDEVLKANEEFVQNFEPEKMSHMPQKKLAIVTCMDTRLTNFLEPAMGIERGDAKIIKNAGNAVVDRDVIRSVAAAIYALGAEEVMVVGHYECGMANVNPEALGTTMKNRGVDEKALNEVDLRDWIGAIDDEEENVRVVVEKIKESSFIPDDVPIHGLIIDLYDGKLKVLVEG; this is translated from the coding sequence ATGCTTGATGAAGTTTTAAAAGCTAACGAAGAGTTTGTTCAAAATTTTGAACCCGAAAAAATGAGTCACATGCCCCAGAAAAAACTGGCCATAGTAACCTGCATGGACACCAGGCTAACCAATTTTTTAGAACCCGCTATGGGGATTGAAAGGGGTGATGCCAAGATAATTAAGAATGCAGGAAATGCTGTGGTTGATCGGGACGTTATAAGATCAGTTGCCGCGGCAATATACGCCCTTGGTGCTGAGGAAGTCATGGTAGTGGGGCATTACGAGTGCGGAATGGCTAATGTTAATCCGGAAGCCCTGGGAACAACCATGAAAAATAGGGGAGTGGATGAGAAGGCATTAAATGAAGTTGATCTGCGAGATTGGATAGGTGCAATTGATGATGAAGAGGAAAATGTCAGGGTAGTGGTGGAAAAAATCAAGGAGTCATCATTTATTCCAGATGATGTTCCAATTCATGGCCTTATAATCGACCTCTATGATGGCAAATTGAAGGTTCTGGTTGAAGGATAA
- a CDS encoding formate--phosphoribosylaminoimidazolecarboxamide ligase translates to MSKINRQEILDVLDGYDKEDITIATLGSHSSLHMFQGAKAEGFRTAVVCEKGREVPYKRFNVADEFIMVDQFSDIVNEDVQQELRDMNSIVFPHGSFVAYAGLDNIETIFNVPMFGNRDILRWEAERDLERKLMTESGVRIPKKISNPSKIEGTVMVKFPGARGGRGYFVANSTEEFDQKIEAMLERKWIEEKDIKNAHMEEYVLGCNYCIHYFFSGLKDEVELLGIDSRYESTIDGLVRVPARDQLDIGANASYVVTGNHPVVLRESLLPQAFDIGDKITEGAKELVPPGFNGPFCMQTLVNDDLEIVVFEMSARSDGGTNTFMNGSAYSYLYYGEPLSMGRRMALEIKNGISENRLEEIIT, encoded by the coding sequence ATGAGTAAAATAAACCGGCAGGAAATTCTGGATGTTTTGGATGGGTATGATAAGGAAGACATAACTATTGCGACCTTAGGGAGTCATTCATCCCTGCATATGTTTCAGGGAGCAAAAGCAGAAGGATTCAGGACGGCAGTAGTTTGTGAAAAAGGACGGGAAGTTCCCTACAAAAGATTTAATGTTGCTGATGAATTTATAATGGTTGACCAATTTAGTGACATAGTTAATGAGGATGTCCAGCAGGAATTAAGGGATATGAACAGTATAGTATTCCCACATGGATCATTCGTAGCCTATGCCGGACTGGATAATATTGAAACTATTTTTAATGTTCCCATGTTTGGAAACAGGGACATTCTGAGATGGGAAGCAGAAAGGGATCTGGAAAGAAAATTGATGACCGAATCAGGGGTTAGGATTCCTAAAAAAATAAGCAATCCCAGCAAAATTGAAGGAACTGTAATGGTTAAGTTCCCAGGAGCCAGAGGAGGAAGAGGATACTTCGTTGCCAACTCAACTGAAGAATTTGACCAGAAAATTGAGGCAATGCTGGAAAGAAAATGGATTGAAGAAAAGGATATAAAAAATGCACACATGGAAGAATACGTATTAGGGTGTAACTATTGTATTCATTACTTCTTCTCAGGATTAAAAGACGAAGTAGAACTCTTAGGAATTGACAGTAGATATGAATCAACCATTGATGGTTTAGTGAGAGTACCTGCTAGAGACCAGCTAGACATCGGAGCAAATGCTTCATATGTTGTAACAGGTAATCACCCCGTAGTTTTAAGAGAATCACTACTTCCACAGGCATTTGATATAGGAGACAAAATCACAGAGGGTGCTAAAGAACTGGTACCCCCAGGATTTAACGGTCCATTCTGTATGCAGACTCTGGTTAACGATGACTTGGAAATAGTAGTATTTGAAATGAGTGCACGGTCAGACGGAGGAACAAACACCTTCATGAACGGATCCGCATACAGCTACCTCTATTACGGAGAGCCATTGAGTATGGGCCGCAGAATGGCACTCGAAATCAAAAATGGAATCAGCGAAAATCGTTTAGAAGAGATCATAACCTGA
- the nrdD gene encoding anaerobic ribonucleoside-triphosphate reductase, whose amino-acid sequence MKDARIIAAIPTKAENCVLKNNGIFEKFSHEKILKSCLMAGAPLWAAEKIASQAAGAAYDGVTTKEIKMWVYDSLKRVEPEMADKYLRSNQLRVRTARDTIESFDKSKIEKTLIVETGASPEIADKIATSVWKEVRKLDVEYLTAPMLREMVNTKLVENGLETLRRRYTRLGIPVYNITNLIENGSRDNANMIHNPETVHKYVADEALKQYALLHMLPNELADAHLGGDIHIHDLEFFAGRPINCLQHDLRYFIRNGLKVDGTGDHTSVAGPPNHIETLMNHSGEIMLAAQQNMSGGQSMSLWNVFVAPFAHGLPYEKIKQAVQMFIYNLNMAYAARGSQVPFTSINMEFTVPDFLKEEPAYGPKGRLVGTYGDFEDETRMLQRAFTEVLLDGDSDGKPHLFPNTIYALRKEVLKDEFAEDLERVHELSSKYGTAYFTNMLPSYRGNMANYMGCRTSLSDNWTGDWDQDCFRTGNLAYITLNLPRIAYQSKDEDEIFEYLDSYMRLSQEALMLRRQQAMSCLDDYNLLPFLTQEQDDERYYRVENSTMSFGFVGLNEMLQSFCGNGIEDPDSLKLGLKVIDYMNGRTQELKKETGLRWTILQTPAESTAYRFATLDREKFGNKAITQGDSEAYYYTNSSHLPVDTGVDLAEKIRIEEQFHSRTLGGHIFHAYMGESHSDPEALMSLTNKIARKSDIGFWAYSSALSFCIKCKTLMKGLQDSCASCGEQKEVEWYDRITGYVQQVGRSKSASGGWNPGKMKELMDRRRY is encoded by the coding sequence ATGAAGGATGCCCGTATTATTGCTGCAATACCAACCAAGGCGGAAAATTGTGTTTTGAAAAATAATGGGATATTTGAAAAGTTCAGTCATGAAAAGATATTGAAATCCTGTCTTATGGCAGGTGCTCCCCTTTGGGCTGCGGAAAAAATAGCATCTCAGGCTGCTGGTGCTGCTTATGATGGAGTTACCACCAAGGAAATCAAGATGTGGGTATATGATTCCTTGAAGCGAGTAGAACCAGAGATGGCTGACAAGTATCTCAGAAGTAACCAGTTAAGGGTTAGAACAGCACGGGACACCATTGAATCCTTTGACAAGTCTAAAATCGAAAAAACCCTGATTGTAGAAACAGGCGCCAGTCCAGAAATCGCGGATAAAATTGCCACTAGTGTTTGGAAAGAGGTTAGGAAACTGGATGTGGAATATTTAACCGCTCCTATGTTAAGGGAAATGGTAAACACCAAACTGGTTGAAAATGGACTGGAAACCCTCAGGCGAAGGTACACCAGGCTGGGTATACCTGTCTACAATATCACCAACCTCATTGAAAACGGAAGCCGGGACAACGCCAACATGATACACAACCCGGAAACTGTACACAAATACGTGGCTGATGAGGCCCTTAAACAGTACGCATTACTGCACATGCTCCCTAATGAACTGGCCGATGCCCATCTGGGTGGGGATATACACATACACGATCTGGAATTCTTCGCGGGCAGACCTATAAACTGTCTCCAGCATGATTTAAGATACTTCATAAGAAACGGACTCAAAGTGGATGGTACTGGTGACCATACTTCAGTGGCAGGACCACCAAACCACATTGAAACTCTGATGAACCACTCTGGAGAGATAATGTTGGCAGCCCAGCAGAACATGAGTGGTGGGCAATCCATGAGTCTCTGGAATGTCTTTGTCGCCCCATTTGCCCATGGACTTCCCTACGAGAAGATCAAACAGGCAGTTCAGATGTTCATCTACAATCTGAACATGGCATACGCTGCCAGAGGAAGCCAGGTACCATTTACCTCCATCAACATGGAATTCACCGTACCCGATTTCTTAAAAGAGGAACCAGCATATGGGCCTAAAGGCAGATTAGTGGGAACTTATGGTGATTTTGAAGATGAAACCCGCATGTTACAACGGGCATTCACTGAAGTACTACTAGACGGAGATTCCGATGGTAAACCACACCTGTTCCCCAACACAATCTATGCCCTAAGGAAAGAAGTCCTGAAGGATGAATTTGCCGAAGACCTGGAACGGGTGCATGAATTATCCTCCAAGTATGGAACTGCCTACTTCACCAACATGCTACCCAGCTACCGGGGTAACATGGCCAACTACATGGGATGCCGAACATCTTTATCTGATAACTGGACTGGAGACTGGGATCAGGACTGTTTCCGTACTGGTAACCTGGCTTACATAACCTTGAACCTGCCCAGAATAGCATATCAATCCAAGGATGAAGATGAAATCTTTGAGTACCTGGATTCGTATATGCGCCTGTCTCAAGAGGCACTGATGCTACGTCGTCAGCAGGCAATGTCCTGCCTGGATGACTACAACCTTTTACCATTTTTAACCCAGGAACAGGATGATGAACGTTACTATCGGGTTGAAAACTCCACCATGTCCTTTGGATTTGTGGGATTAAACGAAATGCTACAGTCCTTCTGTGGAAATGGAATTGAAGATCCTGATTCCTTAAAATTAGGTCTCAAAGTCATTGATTACATGAATGGACGGACTCAGGAACTTAAAAAAGAAACGGGCTTGCGTTGGACAATCCTCCAAACGCCTGCAGAGTCAACTGCCTACCGATTTGCAACACTGGATCGGGAGAAATTCGGTAATAAAGCCATAACTCAGGGAGATTCTGAGGCTTATTATTACACCAACTCATCCCATTTACCAGTGGACACTGGCGTGGACCTGGCAGAGAAAATACGTATCGAGGAGCAATTCCACAGTCGTACTTTAGGTGGGCACATCTTCCATGCCTATATGGGAGAATCACACAGTGACCCTGAAGCACTGATGAGTCTCACGAATAAAATAGCCAGGAAATCTGATATAGGTTTCTGGGCATACAGTAGTGCCCTCAGTTTCTGCATAAAATGCAAAACCCTGATGAAAGGATTGCAGGATAGCTGTGCTTCATGTGGAGAACAGAAAGAAGTAGAATGGTACGACCGTATCACCGGATACGTCCAGCAAGTGGGTCGCTCTAAATCCGCCAGCGGAGGATGGAATCCTGGAAAAATGAAAGAATTAATGGATAGGAGAAGGTATTAA
- the polC gene encoding DNA polymerase II large subunit — protein sequence MGYFETLEEGTTKAYEVAKQARKKGHDIETEPEIPLAKNLAERVEGLVGPPGVAARIKSMENDMSREEITFQVAKEIVTTDEVSKADLGNKDQYKVKEEAADQAVRTALSIITEGVVAAPLEGIARVAIKRNFDQTWYLAVYFTGPIRSAGGTASAMAVLVADYIRSSMGLAAYKPTDGEIERYVEEAELYESEVTNLQYSPSPDEVRTAAKNIPVEVTGEPTDQVEVSHRDLERVETNHLRGGALLAMVEGVIQKAPKVLKYAKMLNMEGWDWLGDLSKTKKSDKDEEADEGKEEDKVDDKYMRDIIGGRPVLAYPQTRGGFRLRYGRSRNTGLAAMGVHPATMEILEFLAVGTQMKIERPGKGNCVVPCDSIDGPVVKLRNGDVVKVESVEEARKIRPNVVEIIYLGDMLVAFGEFLRNNHPLLPAGWCEEWWIQILEKSSSYHDGQEEELNQFLHRGKISAKEAFALSKQYQIPLHPDYTYFYHDVTRKDINTLQAWLVKDLDSENIDDDLIKDLGPEKRILESMGVPHRVIDDKIILNSDDAYALIHTLTEPLDTETDLSTMEALNQVAPVEIMAKAPTYLGGRVGRPEKTKERMMKPAPHALFPIGNFGGTRRNIVEAARKGSITVDIARCKCTNPECGVGSMQAICPVCGARTVPTSSGKKRINVANLLRKAYKNSGVRKLDEIKGVKGMISEEKFPEPLEKGILRAKNGVYTFKDATIRHDSTDLPLTHFIPREIGVSPQKLREIGYTCDIKGEELKNDDQVVELRIQDLVISEACGEYLMRVSHFIDDLLKNFYEMEPFYNVKTKEDLVGHLAVGLAPHTSAGVLGRIIGFTKAAACYAHPYFHSAKRRNCDSDEDSVMLLMDALLNFSKVYLPSSRGGRMDAPLVLSSRIDPEEIDDESHNLDTMEMLPLELYQKTLENAKPADVVEMVDNVKKRLGKDEQYSGLIYSHETSSIHQGPKICLYKTLPTMKEKVNGQISLAEKIRAVDQKGVVEGVLNSHFLPDMAGNIRAFARQKVRCTKCNKKYRRIPLTGECTCGGNLILSISKGSVTKYLEISKELASRYPIDPYLVQRIELIESGIHSLFESDRSKQSSLDVFL from the coding sequence ATGGGATACTTTGAAACATTGGAAGAGGGCACTACAAAGGCCTACGAAGTTGCCAAACAGGCCAGGAAGAAGGGTCATGATATTGAAACCGAACCAGAGATACCCCTGGCTAAAAACCTGGCCGAACGTGTGGAGGGGCTGGTGGGCCCACCAGGAGTAGCTGCACGTATTAAAAGTATGGAAAATGATATGTCCCGTGAAGAAATCACATTTCAGGTGGCAAAGGAAATAGTCACAACTGATGAGGTTTCAAAAGCTGATTTAGGGAATAAAGACCAGTATAAGGTAAAGGAAGAGGCAGCTGACCAGGCAGTGCGAACCGCACTATCTATCATTACTGAGGGGGTAGTGGCTGCACCACTGGAAGGAATAGCCAGAGTGGCTATAAAACGGAACTTTGACCAAACATGGTACCTGGCAGTGTACTTCACCGGACCCATAAGAAGTGCCGGAGGAACAGCATCTGCTATGGCGGTTTTAGTCGCAGATTACATACGAAGTAGTATGGGACTCGCAGCTTACAAGCCCACTGATGGAGAAATTGAACGTTATGTGGAAGAAGCAGAACTTTACGAGTCAGAAGTAACCAACCTGCAGTACTCTCCTTCTCCAGATGAAGTTCGTACTGCAGCCAAGAACATACCGGTTGAGGTCACTGGTGAACCCACAGACCAGGTAGAGGTTTCCCACCGGGACCTGGAACGAGTGGAAACTAACCATCTTCGTGGGGGTGCCCTCCTGGCTATGGTTGAGGGTGTTATACAGAAAGCCCCTAAGGTATTGAAGTATGCTAAGATGTTGAATATGGAGGGATGGGACTGGCTGGGAGATCTCTCCAAAACCAAAAAATCAGATAAAGATGAGGAAGCTGATGAAGGTAAAGAAGAAGATAAAGTTGATGATAAGTACATGAGGGATATTATTGGGGGCCGTCCAGTTTTAGCATACCCTCAAACCAGAGGGGGCTTCCGTTTAAGGTATGGAAGATCGAGAAACACCGGGCTTGCTGCCATGGGCGTGCACCCGGCTACCATGGAGATCCTGGAATTTTTAGCTGTCGGGACCCAGATGAAAATCGAAAGACCGGGTAAGGGTAACTGTGTGGTTCCTTGCGACAGTATTGACGGCCCAGTGGTGAAACTTAGAAACGGGGATGTAGTGAAGGTAGAATCAGTAGAAGAAGCTCGAAAAATCAGACCAAACGTGGTGGAAATAATTTATCTGGGTGACATGTTGGTGGCTTTTGGGGAGTTCCTCAGAAACAACCACCCACTTCTTCCTGCTGGCTGGTGTGAGGAATGGTGGATACAGATTTTAGAAAAATCAAGCAGTTACCATGATGGACAGGAAGAAGAGTTGAACCAGTTCCTCCACCGGGGCAAAATCAGTGCTAAAGAAGCATTTGCGTTGTCAAAACAGTACCAGATCCCATTACACCCTGACTACACCTACTTCTACCATGATGTAACCCGAAAGGACATCAACACTCTCCAGGCATGGTTAGTCAAGGATCTGGATAGTGAAAACATTGACGATGATTTAATAAAAGATTTGGGGCCTGAAAAGAGGATATTGGAATCTATGGGGGTTCCGCACCGTGTCATTGATGATAAAATTATTTTAAACTCTGATGATGCCTATGCTCTTATCCACACCTTAACCGAACCACTGGACACTGAAACGGATCTATCAACCATGGAAGCATTAAACCAGGTTGCACCGGTGGAAATAATGGCCAAAGCACCCACATATCTTGGTGGAAGGGTTGGAAGGCCTGAAAAAACCAAGGAACGGATGATGAAACCAGCACCACACGCTCTTTTTCCAATTGGTAACTTTGGTGGGACTAGGAGAAACATTGTGGAAGCAGCTAGAAAAGGCAGTATCACAGTGGACATAGCTCGATGTAAATGCACCAATCCTGAATGTGGTGTGGGTTCAATGCAGGCTATTTGCCCGGTCTGCGGGGCCCGTACTGTTCCCACCAGCTCAGGGAAAAAGAGAATCAACGTGGCCAACCTCCTCAGAAAGGCCTATAAAAATTCTGGTGTGCGGAAACTGGACGAGATAAAGGGGGTAAAGGGAATGATATCCGAAGAAAAATTCCCAGAACCACTTGAAAAGGGAATACTCCGGGCAAAAAATGGAGTTTACACCTTCAAAGATGCCACAATCCGCCATGACTCAACAGACCTCCCACTTACCCATTTCATACCCCGAGAAATAGGTGTAAGTCCCCAGAAGCTTCGTGAAATAGGTTACACTTGCGACATTAAAGGAGAGGAGCTTAAAAATGATGATCAGGTGGTTGAACTCCGTATACAGGATCTGGTAATATCAGAGGCCTGTGGAGAATACCTGATGAGGGTTTCACACTTCATTGATGATCTTTTGAAAAATTTCTACGAAATGGAACCATTCTATAATGTTAAAACCAAAGAAGACCTGGTGGGGCACCTGGCAGTGGGCCTGGCACCCCACACCTCAGCAGGGGTCCTTGGACGGATTATAGGATTTACTAAAGCCGCAGCATGCTATGCCCATCCCTACTTCCACTCTGCCAAACGTCGAAACTGTGACAGTGACGAGGACTCAGTGATGCTACTGATGGATGCCTTACTGAACTTTTCCAAGGTTTACCTTCCCAGCAGTCGTGGGGGAAGAATGGATGCCCCACTGGTTTTATCATCCCGTATTGACCCTGAGGAAATTGATGATGAATCCCACAACCTGGATACCATGGAAATGTTACCCCTGGAACTGTACCAGAAAACTCTGGAAAATGCAAAACCTGCTGATGTGGTGGAAATGGTGGACAATGTTAAGAAAAGGTTGGGCAAGGATGAACAGTACAGTGGCTTGATATATTCTCATGAAACTTCCAGTATCCACCAGGGACCAAAAATATGTCTCTATAAAACATTACCTACCATGAAAGAGAAGGTGAATGGCCAGATCAGTCTGGCAGAGAAGATACGTGCCGTGGATCAAAAGGGAGTGGTGGAGGGGGTCTTAAACTCTCATTTTCTGCCGGATATGGCAGGGAATATACGGGCATTTGCCAGGCAAAAAGTACGCTGCACCAAATGTAACAAGAAATATCGACGTATACCTCTCACAGGGGAATGTACCTGTGGTGGAAACCTGATACTGAGCATATCAAAGGGTTCTGTCACAAAATACTTGGAAATATCCAAGGAACTGGCGAGTCGTTACCCTATAGATCCCTATCTGGTGCAAAGGATTGAACTTATAGAATCAGGCATACATTCCCTCTTTGAAAGTGACCGATCCAAGCAGAGTTCACTGGATGTATTTCTGTAG
- the purB gene encoding adenylosuccinate lyase — protein MAIHPIEFRYGTPEMKSVWEAENKLQKMLEVEAALAEAEAQMGLVPEEAAREIRSKASTQYVTSERVAEIEKETNHDIASIVKALAEVCDNDAGEYVHFGATSNDIIDSSQSLLLRESIDIIQEKVTRLVKIVLKLADENKKTVCIGRTHGQHALPTTYGMKFALWADELHRQYERLESCKGRLCVGMMTGAVGTTAALGEDGLNVHLKVSEILGLPAVKISNQVVQRDNHAEYILDLANLASTLDKIALEIRNLQRTEIKELGESFDPEKQVGSSTMPHKMNPITAERICGVSRIIKAYPAPALQNNALWHERDLTNSSSERIMLPEASILTDYILNLTIRLMEKLVFYPENIERNLNLTGGLIMAERFMAELTRKGMGRQSAYALVRKCALEANKSGASLKDVVLQQEAITDYLSQEDIEDIMDPHTYLGSSVQIVEMVLEESKDWF, from the coding sequence ATGGCTATCCACCCTATAGAATTTCGTTATGGAACCCCGGAAATGAAAAGTGTCTGGGAGGCAGAGAATAAACTTCAAAAAATGCTGGAAGTGGAAGCAGCTCTGGCAGAAGCTGAGGCCCAGATGGGCCTGGTTCCTGAAGAGGCTGCCCGGGAAATAAGAAGTAAGGCCAGTACCCAGTATGTTACCAGTGAAAGAGTGGCAGAAATTGAGAAAGAAACCAACCATGACATTGCATCCATTGTAAAAGCCCTGGCTGAAGTTTGTGATAATGATGCAGGAGAATACGTACATTTCGGTGCAACCTCCAATGACATCATCGACAGCTCACAATCACTCCTACTGCGTGAATCCATTGATATCATACAGGAGAAAGTGACTCGCCTGGTGAAAATCGTCCTGAAACTGGCTGATGAAAATAAAAAAACAGTTTGCATAGGACGAACCCATGGACAGCACGCCCTACCAACCACTTATGGAATGAAATTTGCCCTTTGGGCTGATGAACTCCACCGGCAGTATGAACGGCTGGAATCATGCAAAGGAAGACTCTGTGTTGGAATGATGACCGGAGCAGTTGGTACTACAGCCGCACTTGGTGAAGATGGGTTGAATGTCCACCTCAAGGTCTCTGAAATACTGGGACTTCCCGCAGTTAAAATATCCAACCAGGTGGTGCAGAGGGATAACCATGCAGAGTACATTCTGGATCTGGCAAATCTAGCCAGTACCCTTGATAAAATTGCCCTGGAAATCCGTAACCTGCAACGTACCGAAATCAAAGAATTAGGAGAAAGTTTCGACCCTGAAAAACAGGTGGGATCCAGTACCATGCCCCACAAGATGAACCCCATAACTGCTGAGAGAATTTGTGGGGTTTCCAGAATTATTAAAGCATATCCTGCCCCTGCTCTTCAGAACAATGCCCTGTGGCATGAAAGGGACCTCACCAACTCCTCATCCGAACGGATCATGCTCCCAGAAGCATCAATCCTCACTGATTACATACTGAACTTGACCATTCGCTTAATGGAAAAACTGGTTTTCTACCCTGAAAACATTGAAAGGAACCTTAACCTCACTGGTGGCCTGATTATGGCCGAAAGGTTCATGGCCGAACTCACCAGGAAAGGTATGGGAAGACAAAGTGCCTACGCTTTGGTCAGGAAGTGTGCATTGGAAGCTAACAAATCAGGAGCCAGTTTAAAAGATGTGGTTCTTCAACAGGAAGCAATAACTGATTACCTGAGCCAGGAAGATATAGAGGATATTATGGACCCTCACACCTACCTGGGATCTTCAGTGCAGATTGTGGAAATGGTTTTGGAAGAGTCTAAAGACTGGTTCTAA
- a CDS encoding CBS domain-containing protein: MLTTVQKEILQVLIDLYSKSNYMPIKGENIAAIMNRNPGTIRNQMQSLRSMGIVKGVPGPRGGYKPTLDAYHALNLSTADEEETVPLFKKDKLVENITVTRIEFTSLPQPGDCEATIKVMGDLKQLALGDKIRVGPSPVNKLVVNGIIVGRDDMDGVLLLDVRDIRSIPHKSVMEIASQDLITLDPNMNIKEAAWILSNNGIDGAPVVENDSVMGMLTLIDITKAIANEETDLKITNLMSKYIITVKQDVMISEAIQIMNKNKIGRLIITDEKDKPVGILTKTDILNQVAGLKYLTN; the protein is encoded by the coding sequence TTGCTCACAACCGTTCAAAAAGAAATATTGCAGGTTTTGATTGATCTGTATAGTAAATCAAATTACATGCCCATAAAGGGAGAAAATATTGCCGCGATTATGAACCGGAATCCAGGCACTATAAGAAATCAAATGCAATCTTTAAGAAGTATGGGGATTGTGAAAGGTGTTCCCGGCCCTAGAGGTGGATATAAACCTACATTAGATGCATATCATGCTTTGAATCTCAGCACTGCTGATGAAGAAGAAACCGTGCCCCTGTTTAAAAAAGATAAACTGGTTGAAAATATAACTGTCACCCGGATAGAATTCACCAGCCTTCCGCAACCTGGAGATTGTGAAGCAACTATAAAAGTTATGGGAGATCTCAAACAGCTTGCTCTTGGAGACAAAATAAGAGTAGGGCCCAGTCCTGTGAATAAACTTGTGGTGAATGGGATTATTGTTGGAAGGGATGATATGGATGGTGTTTTACTCCTGGATGTTAGGGACATACGAAGCATACCCCATAAATCAGTGATGGAAATAGCCAGCCAGGACCTTATAACACTGGATCCTAATATGAATATAAAAGAAGCTGCATGGATTCTGTCAAATAATGGAATAGATGGAGCCCCTGTGGTTGAAAATGATAGTGTTATGGGAATGTTAACCCTTATTGACATTACTAAGGCCATTGCCAATGAAGAAACTGATCTTAAAATAACCAATTTGATGTCCAAATACATAATAACAGTTAAACAAGATGTGATGATATCAGAAGCCATTCAAATTATGAATAAAAACAAAATTGGGCGTCTTATTATCACGGATGAAAAGGACAAACCAGTTGGAATTTTAACTAAAACCGATATTTTAAACCAGGTAGCTGGTTTGAAATATTTGACCAATTAA
- a CDS encoding preprotein translocase subunit Sec61beta: MAKKEKKYLPPSGAGLVRYFEEETKGPKLSPEQVIIMTVILAVFCIALRFSYS; the protein is encoded by the coding sequence TTGGCAAAGAAAGAAAAGAAATATCTCCCACCAAGTGGGGCGGGTCTGGTAAGATACTTTGAAGAGGAAACCAAAGGCCCCAAACTCAGTCCAGAACAGGTTATAATCATGACTGTTATTCTGGCTGTTTTCTGCATAGCTCTCAGGTTTTCCTACTCCTGA